The Vicia villosa cultivar HV-30 ecotype Madison, WI unplaced genomic scaffold, Vvil1.0 ctg.000044F_1_1, whole genome shotgun sequence genome contains a region encoding:
- the LOC131622764 gene encoding uncharacterized protein LOC131622764, translating to MGDWKDGSWLWGDLGIPASLSSGRAVGIDGLLQLFSAATVSNYQSDSIFWQHEEGDVFTVSSCYNVLCRHYIPFGPDNCYDSAFFAIWKVEVPIKVKAFEWRCFVNKISTKDSLLSKGILNSSSNLECVFCDDFDESLNHSFLLCRNVVIVWKEMVVWIGMCFNSILDFKENFWFWSYFCHFKKVKREKERIVWSLWLLRNDIVFNNSSWNSRGVVWSCKALIWR from the coding sequence ATGGGAGATTGGAAAGATGGGAGTTGGCTTTGGGGAGATCTTGGAATTCCCGCTTCTCTTTCTTCTGGCCGGGCTGTTGGCATCGACGGTCTTCTTCAGCTGTTTTCCGCAGCTACTGTTTCAAATTATCAGTCAGATTCCATCTTTTGGCAGCATGAGGAAGGAGATGTTTTTACTGTTTCTTCTTGCTATAATGTATTGTGTAGACATTATATTCCTTTTGGACCGGATAATTGCTATGACTCGGCCTTTTTTGCTATTTGGAAGGTGGAAGTTCCTATAAAAGTAAAAGCGTTTGAATGGAGGTGCTTTGTCAACAAAATCTCAACTAAAGACTCGCTTTTGAGTAAAGGTATTCTTAATTCTTCTTCGAATTTAGAATGTGTTTTCTGTGATGACTTTGATGAGTCTTTGAATCATTCTTTTTTACTTTGTCGGAATGTCGTTATTGTTTGGAAGGAGATGGTTGTCTGGATAGGAATGTGTTTTAACAGCATTTTAGATTTTAAAGAGAATTTCTGGTTTTGGAGCTATTTTTGTCACTTTAAGAAGGTCAAAAGAGAAAAGGAGAGAATCGTTTGGAGTCTTTGGTTGCTTAGGAATGATATAGTTTTTAACAATTCTTCTTGGAATTCGAGGGGTGTGGTTTGGAGTTGTAAAGCGCTTATTTGGAGGTAG